The DNA sequence GGGCTTCGTTGTGGTAGCAAACACCGGACCGATGGCGATGTAATCAACCGGCAAGGCGTCAGCCGCCAGAGCCTGCTCAAGTGAATGCGTGGAGAGGCCGATGATCTTACCCGGTTTGATCACGGCACGCGCTTTCTGCACCGGCACATCATCCTGACCGAGATGCACCCCATCGGCATCCACAGCCAGCGCAATATCTACACGGTCGTTCACAAGCAATGTGACACCATGATCGCGGGCTACGCGCATGGCTTCTTCAGCCGCCTGGTAAAACGCGCGCGGCGACGCCGCCTTCTCGCGCAGTTGAATCCAGGAAATCCCGCCGGCAGCCAACTGGCGAACCTGCTCGGCGTGAGACAAACCGGTCAAAACCCGATCCGTGATGGCATAGACGCGGGGCATCATATCACGTGCGGATCGCCCAAGACGGACTGCGGTTTCACCTGAATCTCGCACTGACCGGACTGCACTCGCTTGCCGCCTTCGCAAGCAAGGTAGTGCGAGATCAAGCGAAAGGCATTCCAACCAAAAAACACATTCGGCCCTGGAATAACCACCATCGCGCCGGTCAACGGTAAAACCAGTAAGTTGATCACTAACCACTGTCGGTGATAACGCACCTGTTTATTGATAAACCGTCGAAACATGCGACGTACCCATTTCTCCTGGGCCTGTGGTGGATGTCTGATCTCCACCAGATCAGCCTTTCGCAACTGTTTCATCAGCGACTCATCTGGGCTAATATGCGATTCCAAATACCGGATTAGTTTCTTGAGGTAAAGCAGCAGGCCGCGATCAGCATGCTCCAGAGCCTGCATCGAGTTTTCATAAACCGATTCAAGTTTTCGCAAAAACCGGTGCCTGGGTTCAATATCAGCAGGTTGAAGTTTCTCCAGCGGCCGCGCAGGCAGCCGAAATCGGCAGCGTCGCCCGTGTACCTCTACCTCAATTTGTACCCGAACCATTCTCGCGCAATCTGTTGTCGGCTGCTCAATCAATCGCTGGCCGCCAGCTCTTCTTCCAACATTTGCTTTTCGTAGAGATCAGCGTAGAGTCCGCCGCGCGCCAATAGCTCATCGTGTGTGCCCCGCTCAACGATGCGGCCGTGATCCAGCACAATGATCTTGTCGGCATCTTTGACCGCTGAAAGACGGTGCGACACAATTATGCAAGTGCGATCTCGCATGACATCGCGCAGGTGATGCAAGATGCGCTCCTCCGTTTGCGTGTCAACAGAGGACAACGCATCGTCCAAGATCAACAGCTCTGGACGGCGAATCACGGCGCGCGCAATGGCCGTGCGTTGCTTTTGTCCACCGGATAATGTGATGCCACGCTCGCCAACGAGGGTATCATAACCGTTGGGAAAATCGGCGATGTCGCCGTCAAGCCCGGCAATCACAGCGGCTCGCTCGATCTCCTCCATGAGCGCGCCCGGAGCGCCAAATGCAATGTTGTCTTTCAACGTCAACCCAAACAGGAACGGCTCCTGCGGCACAACACCGATTGAGGCGCGAAGGCGTTCCAACTTCAATTGGCGGCTGTCTATCTCATCAATAAACAGTTGCCCCGGCGGCGGGTCTACCAAGCGCGTGACCAAGTCCAGCAGCGTCGTTTTGCCTGAACCGGTTCGACCGACGATCGCCACCGTCTCCCCTGGCTCAATTGTCAGGTTGATGTTCTTCAACACAGGCTCGCGGCCGTTGTAGCTAAATGTCAAATTGCGGAATTCGACCTTGCCCTCCAACGGAACGTCAATAGCATCCGGCGCATCTTGAATGAGCGGCAGGCGATTGAAAATCTGATCCAGACGCTCCATGCTGGCCATGCCCCGCTGCACCAAATTCACAACAAATCCCAACGCGATCATCGGCCAGATCAACTGTCCCATGTAGAGATTGAATTCAATAAACTCGCCGACTGTGATCGCGCCGTTCAACGTCAAATGTCCACCGTACCACAACACACTGACGAATCCTAATCCGATCAGAGCCTGTAACAATGGATAGAACATGCCACTCAACTTAATCAGTGACATGTTGCGCCGAACGTACTCTGCGTTGAGTTGTCGGAATTGTTTGATCTCATGCTCTTCCTGCACGAATGCGCGCACTACCCGCACGCCGGAGAGATTCTCTTGCGCCTTGGCGCTCATCATCGAAAAGAATTCCTGGATTTTCTCAAACCGTTCATGAATCCGCTGACCAAAATACTTGGTGGCCACGAACACCAACGGTAACGAGATGAGCGCCAGCACCGTAAGCAGCCCGTTGATCCGAATCATCAACGGCAACGCGAGCACGAAAATGCTCAACGTTTGCAGCCCGTACAACACGGCTGGCCCAGCCATCATCCGCACTGCATTCAGATCATTTGTGGCGCGCGCCATCAGATCGCCCGTTCGGTGCTCGTGGTAAAACTGCATATCGAGCGTGAGCCAATGAGCGAACAGATCGTTCCGCAGCTCATACTCAATATCGCGCGACATGCCGACGAGTATCCATCGCTGGAAAAACAAGAACACGCCTTGCACGAGCTTGATGCCGACCACCAACAACGCATACATCAATAACGTTCGTGCGGTAACTTTCAACGTTAATTCATTGACGGCGTCACGCACAACCATCGGCGCCGTGATCCCAATCGCGTTGCCAACGAAGATACAGATCAGGCCAAGAATCAAGGCTCGTCGGTGACGACGATGGTAGGTTAACAATCGCTTCAACGCAGGACTGACACTCATGCGCGATGGTTCCTTCCCGCTGCGCTCAATGCTTGATTCATACGCAAGGCAAGCATTGTAGCAGCAAACGATCTTTGACCCAAGATATGTCTGAACGGCACTCGATCAAGGCTTGGGAGCCAGGCTCGAAGGTGGGCTGATTGAACCGCTCATCTTGGCGACAACGATAGATAATCTGGCGATCTCGGACCTGAGGAACTCTTCCACCTCTTTAGTCACGAGTGAACGGGCCGGAAAGTACCCCCGACGGTAGAAACTGGGCAAGGGAAAATCGCTAGCAAAAGGATTCCTTCGCGTGGCAAAAAACATCATCACTCGATAGTACACGAGCTTGCCCCTTGCCATCTGATGGGGCTTTACCACGTCTGATGAGACAGCAGCTTGTAACCGCTCCGCTGCCCGCTCTGTGAGCAACGGCGTGAGGACCATGAATACTGTCCACTCTGGCAGAAGCCACGAGCCAGCTCGGATCCTTCGTTGGAGTTCGAGCAACCCCTTATACGTTTCGATGTAGAGCAGGACCGTCAACAGTCTCGGTGTTGGCTTCCGTCGCCAAAACCGCAGGTAGTCATAAACCTCGCCCATCAGGATTTCGATCACGGGTTTGCCCGGGGCTATTGTTAATGTCTGGCCTTGAATCTCTTCCTGAGAGAATCTGAGCCGAAGCACAAGCATCGGCG is a window from the Blastocatellia bacterium genome containing:
- a CDS encoding ABC transporter ATP-binding protein/permease; amino-acid sequence: MSVSPALKRLLTYHRRHRRALILGLICIFVGNAIGITAPMVVRDAVNELTLKVTARTLLMYALLVVGIKLVQGVFLFFQRWILVGMSRDIEYELRNDLFAHWLTLDMQFYHEHRTGDLMARATNDLNAVRMMAGPAVLYGLQTLSIFVLALPLMIRINGLLTVLALISLPLVFVATKYFGQRIHERFEKIQEFFSMMSAKAQENLSGVRVVRAFVQEEHEIKQFRQLNAEYVRRNMSLIKLSGMFYPLLQALIGLGFVSVLWYGGHLTLNGAITVGEFIEFNLYMGQLIWPMIALGFVVNLVQRGMASMERLDQIFNRLPLIQDAPDAIDVPLEGKVEFRNLTFSYNGREPVLKNINLTIEPGETVAIVGRTGSGKTTLLDLVTRLVDPPPGQLFIDEIDSRQLKLERLRASIGVVPQEPFLFGLTLKDNIAFGAPGALMEEIERAAVIAGLDGDIADFPNGYDTLVGERGITLSGGQKQRTAIARAVIRRPELLILDDALSSVDTQTEERILHHLRDVMRDRTCIIVSHRLSAVKDADKIIVLDHGRIVERGTHDELLARGGLYADLYEKQMLEEELAASD
- a CDS encoding mitochondrial K+-H+ exchange-related family protein — protein: MVRVQIEVEVHGRRCRFRLPARPLEKLQPADIEPRHRFLRKLESVYENSMQALEHADRGLLLYLKKLIRYLESHISPDESLMKQLRKADLVEIRHPPQAQEKWVRRMFRRFINKQVRYHRQWLVINLLVLPLTGAMVVIPGPNVFFGWNAFRLISHYLACEGGKRVQSGQCEIQVKPQSVLGDPHVI
- the thiE gene encoding thiamine phosphate synthase — its product is MMPRVYAITDRVLTGLSHAEQVRQLAAGGISWIQLREKAASPRAFYQAAEEAMRVARDHGVTLLVNDRVDIALAVDADGVHLGQDDVPVQKARAVIKPGKIIGLSTHSLEQALAADALPVDYIAIGPVFATTTKPDHEPVVGLETIRRVRQRISKPLVAIGGITLETAPQVIAAGADAVAVISDLLTSGSITERARAFCRVLEAVERADIK